ACCGTTCGAGCGCCGGCCGGATCGACTACCAAAACGCACGCGCAAACTCGACACACGCGAGTGTCACAACCAGTTCATCCTGGTCCAGTCTGATTGCCCCGGTTAAGCTATCTCTCCGGCTGAAAAGCCGATGCACATTCTTAGTGACCGTTGCAGTCAAAACTTTCCCCAAGATGATCAAAGAACTCGCGACTTTTGAAAATTTCAGCGAATTGGGCTACCTGCTCGCCAATGCAGATCTTGCACAGGAAGCGTTGAGAAACCCGATGTTCACGGGATTCGCACACTTCGTCAGATACGGGCAGAACGAGCAAAGGATGCAGTTCAAGCCGACGATGTCCGATGCCGAGATAGATCGCGCGTTGCTGGACAACAGTATCCCGGCGCCGGACAAGCTGAAAAACGCCCATCTAAACCAGAGCAATCTGGTTCTCGAGCTTGGAAATCACGAGGGCATGAGCGTGCTCGAGATCGGTAGCCGCGAGGTCACCGGAGTATCCAATGCCAAAAGTCTGTTCACCAACGCGAAGTACACTGGATTCGACTACTACCCGGGAAATAACGTCGACGTGGTGGGCGATGCCCACAAGCTTTCCACGTACTTCGACAAGGAACAGAAATTCGACCTGATCTATTCGACCGCGGTGTTCGAGCATCTGGCCATGCCTTGGGTCGTCGCGCAGGAAATATCGAAACTGCTGAAGGTCGGCGGAATGCTGTTCATCGAGACACACTTCTCGTACTCGTCGCATGAACGTCCGTGGCATTTCTTCCAGTTCAGCGACATGGGACTCCGCGCATTATTTTCCCCGGCGCTCGGCTTCGAATGTATTGAAGCCGCGATGGCGAACCCGATCACGGGGAAGTTCTCGTCGCTTGCCGATCCCTATCTGCGCGGTCAATGGGTGCAGGGGCTGTATTGTCATAGCCAGTATCTGGGCGTGAAGCGTCGCGATGTTCAATCGGTCGATTGGGACGGTGTTGCTATCGACGACATCGTGAGCGGAACGGCGTATCCCGCCCCCCGCGCCTGAACGCACGTCATAAGCTCGCGCTGTGGTGGATCAAATCACTCCGTTGATCCACCTCATCAAGCCGCAGCCGCCCGATGCTGCTTCAACAACCCATCCCTGACGAACTGCGCGAGTTCGCGCGCGACCGGACTGCCGCCATGCTCCGGCAGGTAGAGGCTGATCGCGAACGGCGGCAACTCCGGTAGCTTCGCATCCGCGCCGAGGATGTCGAGATCGGCCGGAACCGTCGACACCAGCCATGCGGTGATCGCGAGGCCGGTGCGCACCGTCGCGGTCGTCGCTTCGATGTTGCCGCTCTCGAACACTGTGCGCCATTCGATGTCGTGCTCGCGCAGCGCGTCGAGCACGCTGTCGCGAAACGCGCAGGTGTCGGTGACCATCGAGATCGGCAGCGGCCGCTTCAGGTGCGCATTGCCGCCGCGTGCGCCGACCCACACCAGCCGTTCGACCCGCAGA
This portion of the Paraburkholderia flava genome encodes:
- a CDS encoding class I SAM-dependent methyltransferase, whose amino-acid sequence is MTVAVKTFPKMIKELATFENFSELGYLLANADLAQEALRNPMFTGFAHFVRYGQNEQRMQFKPTMSDAEIDRALLDNSIPAPDKLKNAHLNQSNLVLELGNHEGMSVLEIGSREVTGVSNAKSLFTNAKYTGFDYYPGNNVDVVGDAHKLSTYFDKEQKFDLIYSTAVFEHLAMPWVVAQEISKLLKVGGMLFIETHFSYSSHERPWHFFQFSDMGLRALFSPALGFECIEAAMANPITGKFSSLADPYLRGQWVQGLYCHSQYLGVKRRDVQSVDWDGVAIDDIVSGTAYPAPRA